A window of the Gossypium hirsutum isolate 1008001.06 chromosome A03, Gossypium_hirsutum_v2.1, whole genome shotgun sequence genome harbors these coding sequences:
- the LOC107886124 gene encoding hypersensitive-induced reaction 1 protein isoform X1 encodes MGNLFCCVQVGQSTVAIKERFGRFEDVLEPGCHCLPCFLGSQLAGHLSLRLQQLDVRCETKTKDNVFVNVVASIQYRALADKASDAFYKLTDTRKQIQSYVFDVIRASVPKLNLDDVFEQKTEIAKAVEEELEKAMSAYGYEIAQTLIVDIEPDVHVKRAMNEINAAARMRVAANEKAEAEKIQQIKRAEGEAESKYLSGLGIARQRQAIVDGLRDSVLGFSVNVPGTTAKDVMDMVLVTQYFDTMKEIGAASKSSAVFIPHGPGAVRDVATQIREGLLQAAHQ; translated from the exons ATGGGTAATCTTTTCTGTTGCGTACAAGTTGGCCAGTCTACAGTAGCCATCAAGGAGAGATTTGGCAGGTTTGAGGATGTTCTTGAGCCAGGATGCCATTGCCTACCATGTTTTCTTGGAAGTCAGCTTGCCGGCCACCTGTCACTAAGATTGCAGCAGTTGGATGTTCGTTGTGAGACAAAGACTAAG GATAATGTATTTGTCAATGTTGTTGCATCTATTCAATACCGGGCACTGGCAGATAAGGCAAGTGATGCCTTCTACAAACTCACCGACACAAGGAAGCAGATTCAATCCTATGTTTTTGATG ttaTTAGGGCAAGCGTTCCAAAGCTAAATCTAGATGATGTTTTTGAACAAAAAACTGAAATTGCTAAAGCTGTTGAAGAAGAACTTGAGAAG GCTATGTCTGCGTATGGGTATGAAATTGCTCAAACACTTATTGTGGACATAGAACCTGATGTGCATGTGAAGCGCGCAATGAATGAAATCAATGCTG CCGCAAGGATGAGGGTGGCAGCTAACGAGAAGGCAGAGGCAGAGAAAATTCAGCAAATCAAACGAGCTGAAGGTGAGGCCGAATCTAAGTACTTGTCAGGGCTGGGTATTGCTCGCCAGCGACAAGCTATTGTTGATGGGTTACGAGATAGTGTGCTTGGATTCTCTGTTAACGTACCTGGGACTACTGCAAAGGATGTCATGGACATGGTCCTGGTCACCCAGTACTTTGACACCATGAAAGAAATCGGTGCTGCTTCTAAATCTTCGGCTGTGTTCATCCCTCATGGTCCTGGAGCTGTTCGTGATGTCGCCACTCAGATTCGCGAGGGACTCCTCCAGGCTGCACATCAGTAA
- the LOC107886124 gene encoding hypersensitive-induced reaction 1 protein isoform X3, with protein sequence MQPCLSFISLQGKDNVFVNVVASIQYRALADKASDAFYKLTDTRKQIQSYVFDVIRASVPKLNLDDVFEQKTEIAKAVEEELEKAMSAYGYEIAQTLIVDIEPDVHVKRAMNEINAAARMRVAANEKAEAEKIQQIKRAEGEAESKYLSGLGIARQRQAIVDGLRDSVLGFSVNVPGTTAKDVMDMVLVTQYFDTMKEIGAASKSSAVFIPHGPGAVRDVATQIREGLLQAAHQ encoded by the exons ATGCAGCCATGTTTGTCTTTCATCAGCTTGCAAGGGAAG GATAATGTATTTGTCAATGTTGTTGCATCTATTCAATACCGGGCACTGGCAGATAAGGCAAGTGATGCCTTCTACAAACTCACCGACACAAGGAAGCAGATTCAATCCTATGTTTTTGATG ttaTTAGGGCAAGCGTTCCAAAGCTAAATCTAGATGATGTTTTTGAACAAAAAACTGAAATTGCTAAAGCTGTTGAAGAAGAACTTGAGAAG GCTATGTCTGCGTATGGGTATGAAATTGCTCAAACACTTATTGTGGACATAGAACCTGATGTGCATGTGAAGCGCGCAATGAATGAAATCAATGCTG CCGCAAGGATGAGGGTGGCAGCTAACGAGAAGGCAGAGGCAGAGAAAATTCAGCAAATCAAACGAGCTGAAGGTGAGGCCGAATCTAAGTACTTGTCAGGGCTGGGTATTGCTCGCCAGCGACAAGCTATTGTTGATGGGTTACGAGATAGTGTGCTTGGATTCTCTGTTAACGTACCTGGGACTACTGCAAAGGATGTCATGGACATGGTCCTGGTCACCCAGTACTTTGACACCATGAAAGAAATCGGTGCTGCTTCTAAATCTTCGGCTGTGTTCATCCCTCATGGTCCTGGAGCTGTTCGTGATGTCGCCACTCAGATTCGCGAGGGACTCCTCCAGGCTGCACATCAGTAA
- the LOC107886124 gene encoding hypersensitive-induced reaction 1 protein isoform X2: MQPCLSFISLQGKVKDNVFVNVVASIQYRALADKASDAFYKLTDTRKQIQSYVFDVIRASVPKLNLDDVFEQKTEIAKAVEEELEKAMSAYGYEIAQTLIVDIEPDVHVKRAMNEINAAARMRVAANEKAEAEKIQQIKRAEGEAESKYLSGLGIARQRQAIVDGLRDSVLGFSVNVPGTTAKDVMDMVLVTQYFDTMKEIGAASKSSAVFIPHGPGAVRDVATQIREGLLQAAHQ; encoded by the exons ATGCAGCCATGTTTGTCTTTCATCAGCTTGCAAGGGAAGGTAAAG GATAATGTATTTGTCAATGTTGTTGCATCTATTCAATACCGGGCACTGGCAGATAAGGCAAGTGATGCCTTCTACAAACTCACCGACACAAGGAAGCAGATTCAATCCTATGTTTTTGATG ttaTTAGGGCAAGCGTTCCAAAGCTAAATCTAGATGATGTTTTTGAACAAAAAACTGAAATTGCTAAAGCTGTTGAAGAAGAACTTGAGAAG GCTATGTCTGCGTATGGGTATGAAATTGCTCAAACACTTATTGTGGACATAGAACCTGATGTGCATGTGAAGCGCGCAATGAATGAAATCAATGCTG CCGCAAGGATGAGGGTGGCAGCTAACGAGAAGGCAGAGGCAGAGAAAATTCAGCAAATCAAACGAGCTGAAGGTGAGGCCGAATCTAAGTACTTGTCAGGGCTGGGTATTGCTCGCCAGCGACAAGCTATTGTTGATGGGTTACGAGATAGTGTGCTTGGATTCTCTGTTAACGTACCTGGGACTACTGCAAAGGATGTCATGGACATGGTCCTGGTCACCCAGTACTTTGACACCATGAAAGAAATCGGTGCTGCTTCTAAATCTTCGGCTGTGTTCATCCCTCATGGTCCTGGAGCTGTTCGTGATGTCGCCACTCAGATTCGCGAGGGACTCCTCCAGGCTGCACATCAGTAA